The Coffea arabica cultivar ET-39 chromosome 9e, Coffea Arabica ET-39 HiFi, whole genome shotgun sequence genome has a window encoding:
- the LOC140014509 gene encoding uncharacterized mitochondrial protein AtMg00810-like translates to MEFGLTRCGVDHSIFYRHSNAGKILLVVYVDDIVITGDDVVGIQKLKSNLQANFQTKDLGHLQYFLGIEVARSKYGVYLCQRKYVLDMLSEVGMLGCRPVDTPMDPNVKLAGDLGALLDDPKQYRRLVGKLNYLTVTRPDISFAVSVVSQFLDTPRTSHWDAVIRILRYLKSAPGKGLLYQNHGHTDIEGYSDADWAGSASDRRSTTGYCMFVGGNLVSWKSKKQTVVSRSSAESEYRAMAHTVCELVWVKSMLLELGFEHKQPMNLVCDNQAAVHIASNPVFHERTKHIEVDCHFIREKLLDGVIKTSHVPSVDQLADVFTKSLGGSRVKYICNKLGAYDIYAPT, encoded by the coding sequence atggagttcggtctgacaagatgtggagtagatcactctatattttatcggcattctaatgctggtaaaattttattagttgtttatgtggatgacattgtgattacaggtgatgatgttgtggggatccagaaacttaaatccaatctgcaggcaaactttcagacaaaggatttaggtcatctacagtattttctgggtattgaggtagctcggtctaaatatggggtttatttatgtcaaagaaaatatgtactCGATATGTTGAGTGAAGTTGGGATGTTAGGTTGCCGACCTGTGGATACTCCTATGGATCCCAATGTGAAATTAGCAGGAGATCTAGGTGCATTACTTGATGATCCTAAGCAATATCGAAGActtgtgggtaaattaaattatctcactgtaacgagacctgacatttcgtttgcagtgagtgttgtgagtcaatttcttgatacccctcgtactagtcattgggatgctgttatacggattctcaggtatcttaagagtgctcctggaaaagggttgctgtatcaaaatcatggacacactgatattgaaggatatagtgatgcagattgggctGGTTCTGCCTCAGATCGAAGATCGACTACAGGATATTGTATgtttgttggtggtaatttagtgtcgtggaagagtaagaagcaaacagttgtatccagatcaagtgcagaatctgaataccgcgctatggctcacactgtgtgtgagttggtttggGTGAAGAGCATGTTACTggaacttgggtttgagcataaacagcctatgaatttagtgtgtgataatcaggcggctgttcatattgcgtctaatccagtgtttcatgaaaggacaaaacatattgaagttgattgtcatttcattcgagagaaattgcttgacggggtcatcaagacatctcatgtaccgtctgtagatcaattggctgatgtatttaccaagagtttagggggctctagggtgaaatacatttgtaacaagttgggtgcttatgatatatatgctccaacttga